The Kitasatospora paranensis genome has a window encoding:
- a CDS encoding LysR family transcriptional regulator, with amino-acid sequence MIEARHLRVLRAVARTGSFSAAARELGCTQPAVSQQMKALEKSVATPLVVRSARGMQLSEAGEVLLKHAAGILAGLSAAEEEVAAIAGLRAGRVRLVSFPTASSTMVPRAVARLRSVQPGVRVSLVEAEPPEALGMLRSGECEVALAFRYPESQGGAAAVPSPHASARQARAEAVLEAAASAAATDWSDLVVRPLLDDPLVVLVPQEHPLAGRGDAPVDLAELAREQWIAGCPQCRGHLVELCRAAGFEPAIDFATDDYPAVVGLVAAGLGVAVLPALALETVRRAGVAAMPLRTASGEPAVRRVVALTLPDLAGVPAVALMLDRLGGAATAR; translated from the coding sequence ATGATCGAGGCCCGTCACCTGCGCGTCCTGCGCGCCGTCGCCCGGACCGGCTCCTTCTCGGCCGCCGCCCGGGAACTCGGATGCACCCAGCCGGCCGTCAGCCAGCAGATGAAGGCGCTGGAGAAGTCGGTGGCCACCCCGCTGGTCGTCCGCTCCGCCCGGGGGATGCAGCTCAGCGAGGCCGGTGAGGTGCTGCTGAAGCACGCGGCCGGCATCCTGGCCGGGCTGTCCGCCGCCGAGGAGGAGGTGGCGGCGATCGCCGGGCTGCGCGCCGGGCGGGTCCGGCTGGTCTCCTTCCCGACCGCGAGCTCGACGATGGTGCCGCGCGCCGTCGCCCGGCTGCGCAGCGTGCAGCCGGGCGTGCGGGTCTCGCTGGTGGAGGCCGAGCCGCCGGAGGCGCTCGGGATGCTCCGCTCCGGCGAGTGCGAGGTGGCGCTGGCCTTCCGCTACCCCGAGTCGCAGGGCGGCGCCGCCGCGGTGCCCTCCCCGCACGCCTCGGCCCGGCAGGCGCGGGCCGAGGCGGTGCTGGAGGCGGCGGCCTCGGCCGCCGCCACCGACTGGTCCGACCTGGTGGTGCGGCCGCTGCTGGACGATCCGCTGGTGGTGCTGGTGCCGCAGGAGCACCCGCTGGCCGGTCGCGGCGACGCGCCGGTGGACCTCGCGGAGCTGGCGCGGGAGCAGTGGATCGCCGGCTGCCCGCAGTGCCGGGGTCATCTGGTCGAGCTGTGCCGCGCGGCGGGCTTCGAGCCGGCGATCGACTTCGCCACCGACGACTACCCGGCGGTGGTGGGGCTGGTGGCGGCCGGGCTCGGGGTGGCGGTGCTGCCGGCGCTGGCGCTGGAGACGGTCAGACGCGCGGGGGTGGCGGCGATGCCGCTGCGGACGGCGTCCGGCGAGCCGGCGGTGCGGCGGGTGGTGGCGCTGACGCTGCCCGACCTGGCGGGCGTGCCGGCCGTGGCCCTGATGCTCGACCGGCTCGGCGGGGCGGCCACCGCCCGCTGA